Proteins encoded within one genomic window of Hevea brasiliensis isolate MT/VB/25A 57/8 chromosome 8, ASM3005281v1, whole genome shotgun sequence:
- the LOC110638686 gene encoding LOW QUALITY PROTEIN: F-box protein At3g07870 (The sequence of the model RefSeq protein was modified relative to this genomic sequence to represent the inferred CDS: deleted 1 base in 1 codon), translating into MSSHIDQEILTEILKRLPAKFLVQLRCVSKSWYSLITNPSFISIHSKFTLEHSTRSTTCTDKLMLRHYSWTHKKEIYTIQSSGMSSFDQYQELVFPFKSYCQYFEIVGSCNGILCLSDTYRVNSHTIILWNPTIRKSTTLPLPCISFHQIYMFVLGFGCDDKSNEYKVVRIVYRVMDDKCKVDIRPQVEVYELSLDAWRSIRISAAPQYVISELSMRVFLNGSVHWIGYIPSEADSDFRNLSLVLFDMSNEVFKEMKLPDSLTGLSVLDLSIFASGKLLSLIQYNRHARSQWVQYGSCSIWVMKDYGKVESWTKQFTIDLQGGIGKALGLGNNAEMLLVASSGELVSYGIENQKISHLGIKGIANSFHLEAYSETLVLLDGINEILGRQVPANCSDSHEVEP; encoded by the exons ATGTCAAGCCATATTGATCAAGAAATCTTGACAGAGATCCTCAAAAGATTACCTGCAAAATTTCTTGTGCAGCTAAGGTGTGTATCCAAATCATGGTACTCCTTAATCACCAATCCTTCTTTCATTTCCATACACTCTAAATTTACCCTAGAGCACAGTACAAGAAGCACTACTTGTACTGATAAATTGATGCTTAGGCACTATTCTTGGACTCACAAGAAGGAGATATACACAATACAGAGCAGCGGCATGAGCTCATTTGATCAGTATCAAGAACTTGTTTTCCCCTTCAAGAGCTACTGTCAGTACTTTGAGATTGTTGGTTCTTGTAATGGGATTCTTTGTCTTTCTGATACTTATCGTGTCAATTCTCACACTATCATTTTATGGAATCCCACAATTAGAAAATCAACTACTTTGCCACTGCCATGCATATCTTTTCACCAAATCTATATGTTTGTTCTTGGATTTGGATGTGATGATAAAAGCAATGAATACAAAGTCGTGAGAATTGTATATCGTGTAATGGATGACAAGTGTAAAGTAGATATTAGACCTCAGGTTGAAGTGTATGAGCTAAGCCTGGATGCTTGGAGAAGCATCAGAATCAGTGCTGCTCCTCAGTATGTAATATCTGAACTATCGATGCGGGTTTTTCTCAATGGTTCTGTCCATTGGATTGGATACATTCCAAGTGAAGCAGATAGCGATTTTCGCAATTTGAGCTTAGTGTTGTTCGATATGAGCAACGAAGTGTTCAAAGAAATGAAGCTGCCAGATAGTTTAACTGGGTTGTCTGTACTAGATTTGTCCATTTTTGCTTCTGGTAAGTTGCTTTCTTTGATACAATACAATCGCCATGCTCGCAGCCAGTGGGTACAATATGGCAGCTGCTCCATCTGGGTGATGAAAGATTATGGCAAGGTTGAGTCTTGGACTAAACAATTCACCATTGATCTACAAGGAGGTATTGGGAAGGCACTAGGCCTTGGAAATAATGCTGAAATGCTACTGGTGGCGAGTAGTGGAGAGCTGGTTTCATACGGCATCGAAAATCAGAAAATTAGCCATCTGGGGATCAAAGGCATTGCGAATTCTTTTCATTTGGAGGCTTATTCTGAGACTCTGGTTTTGCTTGATGGCATCAATGAGATCTTAGGA AGACAAGTTCCTGCAAATTGCAGTGATTCACATGAAGTTGAACCTTGA